The SAR324 cluster bacterium genome segment TTCATCATGATGCCCTTCTTCATCGTGATGCCCTTCTTCATCGTGATGCCCTTCTTCATCGTGATGCCCTTCTTCATCGTGATGGTGGTGAGCTTCCATTTCTATCCGCTCAATTCCCCTTGAAATTGTCATGACCTTCATCGAAGGGTTCAAATTCACTAACCTATCCAACCAAATTTCCTCAGCTGCAATTCCACCAAGCTTAAAATAAACATTTACGTCAAGCATTTCACGCATTTTAGACGGCTTCGGTGCAAAGGTATGGAGGTCCTGTCCAGCAGGCACAAGATGTACAACTTCAACGAAATCACCACCTATTGAACTCACAAAATTTTCAATCGGTGGTATTGTCACCGCAACTCGTATTTTCTGATCAGCAAATAAGTCTGAGCTGTTTGCGATCAAAGCAAAATAGGCCATCAGAACAAAAAATCGATTCATGTCAGCTCTCAATAATTTTTGAAAGTTAGTTGCAAAAGAAATAATATTATGTCAATTTTTAATGAAATTTGCAATTGAGTTGCGTTTGTTCTCGTCAACATTAAGGATTTACAACTATGAAGTATTGTTTTGCTTACATATTCATTTTTTTCACATTCTTGATTGAATGCTATGCACAAAGTTCGTTAGAGGCTCACATTCATGGTGAAGCTAAGTTGAACATTGTTTTTGAGGGTCAAGAACTGCTTATTGAGCTGCAGAGCCCATCTTACAACTTGGTAGGCTTTGAACATGAGCCCAAAACGAAAAACCAACATGAACTTGTTAACAATACCATTGAACTTCTCAGAGATTTTGAAAATATTGCGGACATTTCCTCTCAAGCAAATTGTAAAACTGTTGACGTGTCAGTATCCACAAGCATGAGAGGAATTCACAAGGACGAACATCACAAGGACGAACATCATAAGGACGAACATCATGATTCTGAAAAAGAAACTCACTCAGAATTTACTGCGATCTATTCCATCAATTGTGAAAAACCTGAGGATTTTAAATCAATTGAGTTAGAACTTTTTAAAACATTTAGTTTGATGGAGGAAGTGAAGGTTCAAACAATTATTCAAGGAAAACAGAGCTTTGGAGAATTGATTTCAGATAATCCAAAATTAAGTTTTTAAAATTTCAAATGCTGTTTTTTGAAAACTTGGACTTAAACAATTTCTTTAAAACTTTTTCATGATTTTTTTTGTGATTCACCAATGATTTTTTTCAACTGGATTGATAGATAGCCCAGCAAGACTGCTAAAAGAAATGAATAATACTCCATCCAGAAAAGAAGCTGAGGACGCAGTTCGAACCCTAATCAGATGGTCTGGAGAGAATCCAAACCGTGATGGCCTCTTGGGTACACCAGATCGGGTGGTCAGAGCTTACGAAGAATTCTTTGCTGGATACAATGAAGATCCTAAATCGTTGCTGGAAAAAACGTTTGAAAATATATCTAGCTACGACGAGATGATTGTTCTTAAAAATATTCGACTTGAATCCCACTGCGAGCATCACATCGTCCCAATTATTGGCAAGACACATATCGGCTATCTTCCAAATGAAAGAGTAGTTGGTATTTCTAAGCTGGTACGTCTGGTAGATGTCTTTGCTAAACGAATGCAGATTCAGGAGGCACTCACATCCCAAATCGCAGATACAATTCAAGGAATACTCAAACCAAAAGGAGTTGGTGTTGTTATCGAGGCAGCCCATCAATGTATGACAACCCGCGGCGTTCATAAATCAGGTGTTAGCATGGTGACCATGCATACCCACGGATTGTTTCGCAATGATACCCACACCCGAAGAGAA includes the following:
- the folE gene encoding GTP cyclohydrolase I FolE translates to MNNTPSRKEAEDAVRTLIRWSGENPNRDGLLGTPDRVVRAYEEFFAGYNEDPKSLLEKTFENISSYDEMIVLKNIRLESHCEHHIVPIIGKTHIGYLPNERVVGISKLVRLVDVFAKRMQIQEALTSQIADTIQGILKPKGVGVVIEAAHQCMTTRGVHKSGVSMVTMHTHGLFRNDTHTRREFMAIINLEHS
- a CDS encoding zinc ABC transporter substrate-binding protein, translated to MNRFFVLMAYFALIANSSDLFADQKIRVAVTIPPIENFVSSIGGDFVEVVHLVPAGQDLHTFAPKPSKMREMLDVNVYFKLGGIAAEEIWLDRLVNLNPSMKVMTISRGIERIEMEAHHHHDEEGHHDEEGHHDEEGHHDEEGHHDE
- a CDS encoding DUF2796 domain-containing protein — encoded protein: MKYCFAYIFIFFTFLIECYAQSSLEAHIHGEAKLNIVFEGQELLIELQSPSYNLVGFEHEPKTKNQHELVNNTIELLRDFENIADISSQANCKTVDVSVSTSMRGIHKDEHHKDEHHKDEHHDSEKETHSEFTAIYSINCEKPEDFKSIELELFKTFSLMEEVKVQTIIQGKQSFGELISDNPKLSF